AGACAGCCAATTTACAAGAGTTACATTAATTCTGAGAAAAATCAGGTTGGGTTTACACTGCTTCAATTGACTACAAGTACTTTCTGCAAGACAAACTggtttccccttccctccccttcccaaaaTAACAGACAAAAACATCCTATAAAAAACATGTACAGAATTTTGAGACACATGATCGAGACACAAACCATTGTCCAAAAGTCTGAAACTTTCCAACAAGGTTAAATCCTTTGTTGCTTCAACCAACCCTCAGCGGGGGAGCTACAAGCACAACGCCGTCACCTCTGACAAAGAGCATCGGAATATTCCTTTTGGTAGActatgaagaaggaaagaaaaagtttacaTTTACAAAAGCATAGTTTACAAAACTATCTGCTAAGCATATGACCAAATTCAGTCATAACAAAACACCAGAAACAACTCCAGCAAATATAAGCTCAAACATACAACATTCTGGCATGCTGAAGAGATCAATACAACTAACACCAAGTCTTTGGATATCCTTTTTACTTTCATAAAAATTTGCCCAAAACTTCTGTCAGATGTTGGTTCAAAAAGTAGTCAGCAATAAACTACTTAACAATATAacagtttagttttaaaaaagttttctgtggGAATAAATACACTAAGTCCTTACTTTATAAATCTCTTCATAGGTTTCTTCATCAATCTCTATTGTAGTTACAGTTTCTTCCACATCACCCAAAATCATATTTAAGTGCTGATCATATGCCTGTAGGAATGAAGTTCGTTTATTATGTCTTCCAAAATTCAAACATGAGCttattaaaatgagaattttagcaAGACTTTCAGACATAATTAGTTTACCTTGATTTTGACCAAAATACGCCACTATGTCAAAACAAAGTAGTATCAGGTATAGTTATAATTCCAAACAAATGTCAACAAATCTGTACTctgcagcataaaaaaaaaggaagacatttaCTGAAATGCTCTTCCCAGAAATAGCTCTGAAGCATTCAGTGAGAACACATAGAAGAACTTGGAGACAGACACACTTAATTAACATTAAACCAGCTACACATTCTGTGCTGCCAGTCCAGCCTCGTGGAATTGATTGCCTGGGGCCAACTTAAAGGATATGAAAGCTGCAATTCATACAATGCTACAAAAATTTAGAATACACCCATGTTCCAAAAACCTTATAAAAGCACATTGCAAACTACATGTGTGCCTCATGGATCTCTCCTCATCTTTGTGTTCCCAAAGGAGCTGAGGCCCAGTTAACACATGGGGCAACTGGTTCTCTTCCCCAACACAGCACAGTACTGAGGAAGGATGACTGACTTAATAGAAAGCCAAAACCTGTCTCATCAAGAGACATCACTCTCAGAAGAAAGCACTTAGACAAATGAGATTTGCAGAGAGTCCAGCTGAGTACATATCCCATCATACCCTCATGGGGTGTGCCTTAAGAGATACTTGTTTGATAATGATAATCTCATTCTTAATTCAGTCTTAAAGAGACCCTCAGGGTACTTCACAAGAGGAGGCCTGCAGCATTATTGCTTATTTCAcagacacagaaacagaagCCAAAAGCAGTGGAATGAATTGCTTGGCATCATTCaggagacaagaaaaacaaaatacatctcCTGACTCTCTAGAGAAGCAGTTAATAGCAGACAGAGTACTGAACAAATTAGATTTTTCCACCGATCACATTACACTTTTGATAAGAGAAAGAGTTCAGCCCTTGTTACTAAGATGATCTTTAACCTACCTTCTCCAACCACTTCTGCACTTTTAACCATGAGATACAATTACTTGTGTTTTTAAcctaattttttaaacaatcaatGGAATATTACAGGTAAGCTTGTGTAATAGACTGTTGTACATGAAAAAAAGGCTGCACAGTGCTTAGCTGAATAAGCATGGTAGTCTTCTGAAAGTTTTACTTACATGTAGTCTGCCTCTAAGCTCTCTGTCATTCCTCATTTTGACATAGATTCGCTCATCTAGACTGAGTCTGATGAGATCAAGTGGCTCCTCTACAGTATTTGTTGTTTgttgctaaaaaaataaaattaaaaagttatttgtaCAGAAGAAGCCTGTGAACTTCTCCATTCCTCAGTGTTTGCgagacacagaaaacaaacaggtaagagcataaatgaaaatattccaaatcATTCCTTCACATCCTGTTGACCCGAGTGCAGCTGATACTGGCACTCTACGGATGTTCACTAGCCCAAGCAAAATGAGTTAAAAGACTTCAGCTTAGTTTGCACAAAATCACACCTCACACATACTGTTGTATAAACTATATTCCTTACCAGCAACCATTGTCCatactgcagcagaaagcctACTCTGCATGAACCAGCACCACACCTgtgccatcacatggcacaggctacaaaaaacaaacacacactgaCATTTTTGCCAGCACATATCAGTTAGCTGGGTAACACACTGCCCCAAACACACACCTCTCCTTGAAGCCTAGCTCAACAACACAGCAGTCATGCCAGGCCTCAAAGCAGGTTAGAAACCTGAACACACTCCAGGCTGAGGTCTCTTTTTTTGTGATAAAGGTGTACTTTCAGAATCACAGCTAAAATGTGTGAACATCTTTGTGCATATCCCGCAGCAGGCTACCTATTTCCTTCTCAGTGAGGCAGAGCCAAGGGTATTTTCCTCAGTAGCTTTCCTCCATTTCCCTCCTCCGGCAGTTCCTGGGGGAAGCGGGCCTGAAGCGAGCCTTGCCCGCGCTCCTGACAACCCCGGCGGCAGCACAAGGGCCGAGGCCATGTAGTAATTTCACTTCACACAGAAAGCGCTCCCCGCGGCGGGCTGCGCCTCAGGAAGGCTGCCCAAGCCGGGGGCTTTGCCGGGAGGGACGCCCAGCCCCAGCTAGGCAGCCGAAAGCCTGCCTCCCTCTTATGCCCCTCCAGCCGCGGAGGTTTCCCCAGGCCCGCGGAGGGAAGGCAGAAGGCGGCGGGAGCGCGGGCCCGGCCGCTGCCTCCCGCCCTGGGGGAAGCAAGGAGCTGCTCACCTGATCCACCTCATCCGCCATCTTTCAAACCGCCTCCCGCGCTCTCCCGCGAGACTTTATggcccttccccttccctccgacgggggcgggccggggggcGGTCGCGGTGGCACGGCGGGGACGGCCGCGGAGGGCGCAACTTGCCCGGTGCCGGCGGAGCGCCATGGCAAGGAAGCGCAAAGCATCGCCCCGGCCAGCGGCTGCCAGCAAGAGGCACTCCGGGGGGCTGGGGGCGTCGCGGGGCgagccggaggaggaggaggaggaggaggagggtgagtGTGGGAGGGAGGCCAtggcgggccgggccgggcgctgCGCCATCGCCGGGGCTTGGGGCCGCTCCAGGCCTCTGGTGTTTCGGGGGGGTCGGGGAGCATCGAGTGTCAGCTCGCTCTTAGCGCAGCGCTGGACCGCGGCAGCCGCCGTGAGAGAAAGGGCCGTTACCTCAGGCTGGAGGCGTGGATAACTGTTTTCCACAGGGCCAGAGGGCGGGAGGATTGGCACACAGAAATTGGGGGTTTAAATCCACGTATGAAATGGGCCCCACACGCTGTCTGGAAGCACTGACAAAGGCTGAAAGTCAGGCCCTGAGCGACCCGCTGAGGGTTTGTCTCACCTCAGCCGTGGCgcggctgcaggcagcccccgcggcggcagcggccggggaCGGCCGTGACATGTGGGTCCTTGTCCCAGGAGAGGCCCTGAAAAAAGTTCTCCGGAGATGCttcacaaaataataatttcttgtGAGTGGCAAGTACGATGCTTGTTTTTCAACTGACCCCATTGATAGGACTATAGGAATCTATGTACTTCTTATGCATTACATTATTATGAGTATTTTACTTAAACAGGTCTTGTTGTTCAATTCTTACCTGTTTATTCAGAAACAATACATGCTCATCATTGTGAGTGCTCGCTTTCTTCTGTAGCTGGCCTAATGAAGGCTGTGGAGGTATTATTTCTGATTGCCATAGCATCCTTTAAcatatcttcctttcttctgtcccATGCAGATGactttgaagagaaaaagccCAGTATAAAGAAGAACAACTCAAAAGCTCCGGctaggaagaaggaagaagattgTGATACTGGAGTTTCCAACTCGGCAAATAagccttcaaaacaaaaaggggcAAAATcactaataaaagaaaacaaaaaaattatgagaaataaAGGGAATCATAACAAAGAGGAAACATGTGGGTAAGTTTACTTATCATTCAAGTCTATAGGAGCGCTCTCTTCATGGTTCCATGTTATTTGTTTAGGGCCTAGTGCTGCCTACGTGCACGTGAGCAGTTTGTTTTAGGCTATCAGTCCAATTTAGTACATTTGTGTCACACAGCTGAACAGAAGTACCATCTTATTCATTGCAGAGTCAGTCCTGAGGAAGGTAGTCTGTATGGGAAGCAAATGTGCGAGCCTTTTCAAATTCAGtagtttaaatataaaattttgtttcattagttATAGTTTTTACATGGGACTAGGGAGGCTTTATGGAATCCAGCATGAATAGAAATGTTGGCCTGAGATTTGGGTTTAAAATGATGAGCAgaaatctttaaata
This region of Gymnogyps californianus isolate 813 chromosome 13, ASM1813914v2, whole genome shotgun sequence genomic DNA includes:
- the LSM3 gene encoding U6 snRNA-associated Sm-like protein LSm3 — its product is MADEVDQQQTTNTVEEPLDLIRLSLDERIYVKMRNDRELRGRLHAYDQHLNMILGDVEETVTTIEIDEETYEEIYKSTKRNIPMLFVRGDGVVLVAPPLRVG